The Plasmodium berghei ANKA genome assembly, chromosome: 12 region ataaataatgtaaaaaaaaaaagaaaaatttttaatcttcttaatagatataaaaatgaagaattaaaaaaggaaatgtTAAAATCATTTCAAATGgataaagaagaaaaaaatatgcttaaaaaaatagtacaAAAAACAGCTATTCAACAAGACATTGGAGAAGGATATTCctttgataatattaattcaaAACATCAAGAAATCGAAAATACCATAACATCTAATGATAGTGaatttgatgaaaaaaatgaagaagatATTATTGACATCGAAAATGAAAGAgcaaaaaatgttaaaaaagaattgaaaaaaagaaatttattaagattttcttttatgaaaaatgcagaagaaaaaaaaaaaaatgataaaatttataaaaaaagaaaacagCTACTAGAAAAGGCAGAAAATAAGAGAGACGAAAATGATTCTTTATTAAATTCATCagatgatgaaaatgaCCAAAATAACCAAAGTGATCAAAATGAAGTTTCGCTAGTTGAAACTACTGAAATTTCAAAGTTAAGTTCCAAGGAAGTTGAAAAAGCTAAATTACAATTAAAAGAAGACATGGATTTAGGAAATATGTTACGAAAAAATGCTGTTTTAAATAcgaataatattataaatctCGATTTTGAATTAAACGAAACTGAGATTGAGGAACCAGATGTTAAGGatgtagaaaataataacacagaagaaaaaaaagaggaaaaaacaaataatgaaaaggataagataaaagaaaaaaaaatcaatgATCTCGTAGATATCGATAAAATAAACGATGAAGACATTTTGAAACAATATggagaaaaaataactgtatataattttgaaaataatatttatgaaaattatataaatataaatgatactattaataatagagaaaatgaagaattaTTCGAATTAAGTGACagtgaaaaaataacaGGAGAAGAATTAAACGTAAATGAATGGTGTAATTATAATACATTGATAGAAAGAGagcaaaatataattaaaaaagaaaaagaaattattgaaaaaaaaaaaaatatgccaTTGCATACTATAAATGTtcttaataaaaaagataaaaaatttgatgTATATTATGTGGATAAAATACCATATccatatgaaaaaaatgaatatgaaaaatcattaaatataaatataaataaagagGTTAATGATATTTCTGCatttaacaaattaataGCACCACAAAtgacaaataaaattggaaatattatttctcCATTAGTTCATAATCCATTTGAAAttgcaaatatattaactctaaggaaaaaaaaaaataaggcAAAATTGTGAAACCAATGTTgtatattgtaaaaaaaaaaaaaatacgaaaaaaatatgaacattcagaatttttacattttttttttggctAGCTAAATActcaaatttaaatatcattgttttttttttatttgtttaatttaAGTGATACATAGtatatcaattttttgaaaatatattcttaattttttgcTTAAACATCCTTCATTACGTGCTtgtttatgtatatatgtgcatGTGCATATGTCTTTTTTGTAATCAGCATTTCTCGACATGTGTGTATGGAGTGAGCATTTTTCATAGATATTCTCATTCCGTAaggaatattatttttttaattaaatatcaACATATTCAACCACATaggtatatattttaattagtttttttggaaaattATGTTTGTTCTTAATGAAAGATGCAATTATAGTTGCATAGTGGTTTcgtataaaaaaaggaaagcacacataaataaatatatatatatgtatggaTATATACAAACGGgtttatgaataaatatgctacgttaaaattttataaaatagtatgacatatgaatattcttacaaaaaaaagtaaacaAAACAATGTGTGGCTATTTGCACACATATAAAATAGGTAGATATGTGGAAAGTTTATTCAATGTTGTTTCTCCAAATTTCGTCTTATTTCTGCTGTGTGCTCATTAAAATAACGGTCcaactttttattatatattttatttcgcctattaatataatttttgaaaatttcaTTGTCATTTGTTCTTTTTCTACTAAGCTTACTTCTTAATTCTTCTTGTTTTTTACAGAATTCTATAATTCgatttttatctttatcaCTACATGGTGTATTATCATGaattaacaaattatttccataaaaatttttaccatatatttcttttttttcatcatatatttttctatttattgagaaattaaattttatttttttgtataaatttatatcattatcaAGTTCATACgcttccatttttttttttttttttttacttatcGAATTGTACGCCTTTATAGCACTTGTATTGTAAACGTAATTTCTTTCTTCGGCTTGctcattttgttcattttctgggattttttttttatctggATCAAgattttctttttccatCGGTTTTGTGATTCCTTTTGGAACAGCATTTgctataattttatttttttcaaatgtataattcatatattctaaatatttatttcgttGACCAGTAAAAGAATGCcccattttttcttttatattttccatttcaTTTAAGCTTTTTGATTggtttatttttagttGTATTTCTAGCAATTTCCTTTCCCTTTCTGTCATTTCTTtgtttatacttttttcaaataagtTTACATATGATTCCAATGGTTCTTGTTTATCTTCAATTTCATCGAACGTTTTCTTACTTGCTTTATTACTATCTATTTTATAGTATTTTTGTGAAATATTTCGACTTTGGCTTTCATCTTTACCTTCCTCAcgttcatttattttagcAATTCCTTGTGataattctttttctttattttttgaaacaAATTCAATAGTATCAAGTATTTTGTTTAGCAATTCAATAcctttttgtttttctgtaactttatttttaatatctcTGTCTTTAATATTTAGTGAGTCATATATGGGAACCTCATTTTCTACATTAAATTCATCAtctatttcattttcatttttatttttttcataaaaattatcaaataaactattaatatatgattgcctatttgatattttttcacctttaaaaaaagactCATGAATTTCATTACAATctgatatataaatgttaaCCTTTGGttgataaatattattaacagGCAATAATTCAATGGCTCGTATAatgtgcatatttttaattactcgcccaataataatatttttattatcatatttttttattttatttaatgtaattttaaaaattgaggaatattttttttttcctacTTCAACAACTGTTAACAAACCTGCATTTAAATGCTTTCTTTGTGaatattctttattatatgtcTTTCCATAAATACattcaattttttcatatttatttccatttgtTGATAAATTGTTACTAATACATTCAAAGttattattcttatttCCTGAATGGGCTTTATTCCTTAAATATCCACATTttattgatttatttttttttattttttcgattttacaatttttatatgttaaCATTTCATTTGAATAAATACTATGATATTCATTTCCTTTGCATAGgcttaaaaaattttcaattgATTTTTCTATTCCTTcatcattatataattcaaaGTAAACTTTCCCTAGTGTTATTGTATTTATGGAAAATTctaaataaacatatttttttttttttcccattTTATTAGCTAGCTAATTAACATTATATATCCTTTCTTAACTTCTTATATAATTGGATGTATATAAACATggatattatttataatctgattaataaaaatgctTATCCTTgattaattattttgttactTGATGGgacaaataaattaaacattttgaaaactataattattattaaagtctgttcattttttttactaaattgaaggaaaataaaaaaaataaaaaaaattcccCAAAAATGcatgaaataaatttaatatatgtgaAGAACGAGCAGGAAAATTGCAGTACTGTTTACGATACATAAATCcgcaataaaaaaagaacaaaaCGGATAATAGGCTTTATTCAAGTATTTCACgaattttaatttgttgCAAATTGCTTATCCGGCTTAATAgtgttgttttttttactccattttttccatttttgtCATTTCGCACAATTTTTCACGCTCCAAGTTATTTTGccaaaattatttgttttctGAACAATTACGAAACAAAGGacgcatatatatagtaaaatatgattaaaaaaaaaatacaaaatatatacaaaaattataaattttatatatatcactTTCTTTTATGTGTATACACTAATACAACATCAAAAATACATAACAATATACccattatatttacataattagcaataaataaattcgatttttttatcatataaaaaataaaaactttCCAACTATTTTActttacatatatacaacTCAAAATGGTATTGAAAAAGAATTATGAACACCcaattatagaaaaaatttttacTCTGAACAAAATTGAGAATTCACAATATTATGAcgatataataaatgaaaaaaacaaatccccaaaattaataaatataaataatattaaagatGATTTGTTAAATCAAGATCTGTCCTTGGATATAtgtcaaaaaaaaaaagactATTACTTAAATACAAAAGGcacaaataatattcaaaattatttttatttttacgaTTATCGtaaatgtatttataatattgatggaaaaatatacatgGAAAAAAATCCCATTCAAATATCAAGTAAACCCAACTATATATcaataaatttttgttaGCACatatagttttattttttcaggattatatacattattcTGAActtgtattatatttacacaCATTTTTCTacgattttattttaagaTAATAACAAAGAAAGAGATTGCCGATTGAACGAGCATATCCCCATCCACAACTACAACACATTCATATATGCTTACAATATATAGTCctgtatattttaatgtttttataattcaagaaatttttattttgtacataatgacaataataataaacaaaaataaaaccaACTACATCTCATATTGTTTATGCAGGTTTCCCTCTatgttaattttatcaGTGAGCaaaacttatatttttttaataatatgaaaaatctTAAActtagaaaaattaaaataaatatttctctaatttgtataaaaaatatgactaaaaaaatgataaataaaaatcaagTAAGCAAAATAGGAAGCATAATCATAGAATAAACGAAATAAAtgttattttcatttcccCGTTTTGTTTGATTGTCTTCCTCTATTTATAAACAAACCCGGTATATCTAATCACTACACGGAAGCTAGctaatttgtttaaaaaaatagctagCTATGTATTTGTTCAGGTAATAGTGTACATACACACACATTTGgatgtacatatatttatagaaaaaCAGTTATTCATTTGATGGTCTCTTTTCATTTATACTATCAATTTCTTTTGcttttgtaaatttttcaaGTTCATTTTCTAATCCTTTTCTTCCCCTTAATAATAAACCAACTGGAATTTTATAACCTGGACTACATCCTTTAAGTTGAActattaattcattttcttttctaAGCGTCCTAAAAACTCTCATTAACCTTCCAATAGATTGTACTTTTTTCCTTAAAGCATCAGCTTTATCTTTTGATGTTTGCATTTcttcatttgtttttaaaatttgattATCTATATCATGTGGGTTAGTTAtgttatcattattattactagtATTAAAAGAGCCATCATTTAACAAACCTTCATGCATATTTAgatctttattttgttcatttagatttaattttttattattatcttcaatataatttaatatttgtaaaatttcAGGAGGTAAAACAATATTACTCATATCATcatttgaattattaataCTTGAATTTAAAATTGAATAAATCATTTCTGTTACTTTTTCACTAACAAATGGTATTGACCATGTAAATagattcataaaatttggTAAATGATATGGATGTGGAGAAAAACTAAATTGTTGTATATTTAAAGTATTACTATCAAATTTTAACACAGCTCctttgttattatatacatcaCAATAATTTGGAGcagaaaaaatagttataaCAGTAGGAAATCctgtttttaaatttgtttgatGCATTTTATAACCTTCTAATTGAGCTTCATGTGCTCTTATAATTGATAATaatccatttttttctaaaaatgaTGTTGCAGCATTATATCCAAAGAAATAGCTACATCCCCTTATATCGtttggaaaatataattcttGTTGTATTGTATGTTCTTCTTTATCTTCATCTATAGGATCAGCCCAAAGTATATCACAAAATATTCCAGATCGTGGTGGTTCTTGAAATCGAGTAAATGAACATATTTGATTTAGAAGTATAAGTTCTGGTGACAAACCTCCATGAACTCCTAGaaattttccatttattaCTGCAGATAATGGTAACGTGTCAAAAGATTCCATAAATGCATAATATACTActatatcatatttatattcacaTTCATCtctaaaattaaaaaatgttgtCATTTGTCGGCATTCATGATTTCCTCGAATTAACCATATTTTGTCAggaaaatttattttcaatgcatataataataataaaacttCTATACTAAATGAACCCCTATCAACATAATCGcctaaaaataaaaattgcgTATTATCTGGATTTCCACCAACttctaataattttaataaatcataATATTGTCCATGAATATCACCAACTATTGTAATCGGGTCTTGTAGTCTTAATAAATTTGGTTCATTACTAATTATATctataactttttttattatatctaaacaatcttctttttttattcgaCCTTCTTTTCTTAAATGTTCCATCAATATTTTGTAATCTGGTGGTTCTTCTGTACCATTTGGATATAGAAGTTGTGTGGCCAATGgctataaaaatgttattaaaaagtgaagaattaaaataagGAGAAAAATCatgatattattaaaattatgtacaatgtgtataaaaaatatattgatataattttactTTTGATGGGGGAGGTTCAACGTCTTTTATTTGTCTATCATTTTTTGGATCTGGTAAAGGttccattattttattttattttttttaattcgtatacatatatgaatatatttaattatttgtcTATGATCACTcaattgtttatttattattttataatatctaaattattttttttttttttttttacatgaTTGAAAATGAGCAAACtttatcttttaaaaaaaaagacgtATTAGTAGgctttaaatatatagacaTTTAATTGAGAAATTTATGAAAAGCTTATGAGAAATTTATAAGAAATTTATGAGAAATTTATGAGAAATTTATTTggaatattaaaaaacattGGATCGTAAAATGTTTGATAAcacataaattttaaatacgtcaaaaaaaaatatatatattatgcacAAAACTTACCTATTCAGATTTTTGgtgagaaaaatattaaaataaaaaaatgcacaaagttaaaattgtatatatattatatatatatatatgacaAGTATACGATATAAGGTGTGGCAAATATTAACGCATAGAAAGTTAATGtatacacatataaataaaaaataaatataattaatcatgtataatatatttgatatacatatataaataaaacgaatatacaaattaagaactaattatacatattcaACTAATTTATGATATAATCATGCGCGATATTTACAATTGAAATGTACATTTTTTCGAGAGTGATAAGAaaagtgtatatatatatatatatatatgatacgATTTTTCTCCTTATAAAAATGccaaatatatatggggataattataaatgtaCTTGTAATGCATAATAATAccatattatatatctgTACATAcatgcatacatatatcaatgcatttgttatatattttgttggcttgattatatttatactttacattattaacatatatatagtatgcattattatcacataaatctataaaataatacattcaaaagaaaaaacgaaaaaaatgtgtgtGCATGCtaaaatacataattaagatttaaaaaaatgtaaaattcATAAATCTATCATATaagatattataaaaaacaattggattttttatatttttgtttcaataaaaatcaattttattcatttttttcatttttttttcattttttttcatttttgcGTTATCTCCTTTCtatttctatattaaatatagtaGCAATGACACATTAAAACTTCAATATATTGGATTTT contains the following coding sequences:
- a CDS encoding serine/threonine protein phosphatase 2B catalytic subunit A, with product MEPLPDPKNDRQIKDVEPPPSKPLATQLLYPNGTEEPPDYKILMEHLRKEGRIKKEDCLDIIKKVIDIISNEPNLLRLQDPITIVGDIHGQYYDLLKLLEVGGNPDNTQFLFLGDYVDRGSFSIEVLLLLYALKINFPDKIWLIRGNHECRQMTTFFNFRDECEYKYDIVVYYAFMESFDTLPLSAVINGKFLGVHGGLSPELILLNQICSFTRFQEPPRSGIFCDILWADPIDEDKEEHTIQQELYFPNDIRGCSYFFGYNAATSFLEKNGLLSIIRAHEAQLEGYKMHQTNLKTGFPTVITIFSAPNYCDVYNNKGAVLKFDSNTLNIQQFSFSPHPYHLPNFMNLFTWSIPFVSEKVTEMIYSILNSSINNSNDDMSNIVLPPEILQILNYIEDNNKKLNLNEQNKDLNMHEGLLNDGSFNTSNNNDNITNPHDIDNQILKTNEEMQTSKDKADALRKKVQSIGRLMRVFRTLRKENELIVQLKGCSPGYKIPVGLLLRGRKGLENELEKFTKAKEIDSINEKRPSNE
- a CDS encoding U3 small nucleolar RNA-associated protein 14, putative, which gives rise to MNDIDMQGNKVRNYAEMEGLSIKKKKKMKTSKILKKKKNDKKIIKGKNKENKTADKKTIKKKKGKKKNMDNKEINISEEENSTIDNPQYFSDTYSSNSNSNFIYEKKKNKKKITYDNEENKYSSTKFINFLKDYNENDGKNNKKNMNNVESRELGNDDDDNNSVYNYLPQNNDIYKINGNVETLDITDLIGLDNNILENNIVKDIYSLKSDKKSKNRHISVLEEQRINSQMTYIKNVQDLNKINKSYNILQNSWRIMFGQNKDENITSEEYINKNLLKRHNNLSTKNIPDNDMNVIDNKNVAESVDEKNNVFDFEEEMKKNLEKSKMLIVSDDILKSEKEKKREQSKKIAQLKSLLAMERKKHALRKHIKSKSYRKYLRIKEKKEHEKMWDKLYSEHPELAMNISNYEDEYAKKRNVINNVKKKRKIFNLLNRYKNEELKKEMLKSFQMDKEEKNMLKKIVQKTAIQQDIGEGYSFDNINSKHQEIENTITSNDSEFDEKNEEDIIDIENERAKNVKKELKKRNLLRFSFMKNAEEKKKNDKIYKKRKQLLEKAENKRDENDSLLNSSDDENDQNNQSDQNEVSLVETTEISKLSSKEVEKAKLQLKEDMDLGNMLRKNAVLNTNNIINLDFELNETEIEEPDVKDVENNNTEEKKEEKTNNEKDKIKEKKINDLVDIDKINDEDILKQYGEKITVYNFENNIYENYININDTINNRENEELFELSDSEKITGEELNVNEWCNYNTLIEREQNIIKKEKEIIEKKKNMPLHTINVLNKKDKKFDVYYVDKIPYPYEKNEYEKSLNININKEVNDISAFNKLIAPQMTNKIGNIISPLVHNPFEIANILTLRKKKNKAKL
- a CDS encoding peptidyl-prolyl cis-trans isomerase, putative, producing the protein MGKKKKYVYLEFSINTITLGKVYFELYNDEGIEKSIENFLSLCKGNEYHSIYSNEMLTYKNCKIEKIKKNKSIKCGYLRNKAHSGNKNNNFECISNNLSTNGNKYEKIECIYGKTYNKEYSQRKHLNAGLLTVVEVGKKKYSSIFKITLNKIKKYDNKNIIIGRVIKNMHIIRAIELLPVNNIYQPKVNIYISDCNEIHESFFKGEKISNRQSYINSLFDNFYEKNKNENEIDDEFNVENEVPIYDSLNIKDRDIKNKVTEKQKGIELLNKILDTIEFVSKNKEKELSQGIAKINEREEGKDESQSRNISQKYYKIDSNKASKKTFDEIEDKQEPLESYVNLFEKSINKEMTERERKLLEIQLKINQSKSLNEMENIKEKMGHSFTGQRNKYLEYMNYTFEKNKIIANAVPKGITKPMEKENLDPDKKKIPENEQNEQAEERNYVYNTSAIKAYNSISKKKKKKMEAYELDNDINLYKKIKFNFSINRKIYDEKKEIYGKNFYGNNLLIHDNTPCSDKDKNRIIEFCKKQEELRSKLSRKRTNDNEIFKNYINRRNKIYNKKLDRYFNEHTAEIRRNLEKQH